One window from the genome of Garra rufa chromosome 1, GarRuf1.0, whole genome shotgun sequence encodes:
- the LOC141325713 gene encoding uncharacterized protein: protein MAFIKEESEDMKIEETFKHEDTEEQTKMELIKEESEDIEETFRVKHEDTEEQTDLKAQKMERDVLNETEEKDQNERLHDFITAKTSTQKRAPKTGARSNFTCFQCGKSFKQQRALKTHINIHTNEKPFLCHHCGKMFIQKGHLTSHMQIHTGEKPFICQQCGKSFAQKGNLKAHMNIHTEERSFTCCQCGNRFSHPGNLTVHMRVHTGEKSLNCK, encoded by the exons atggcgtttattaaagaggagagtgaagacatgaagattgaagaaacattcaaacatgaagatactgaggaacaaacaaagatggagcttattaaagaggagagtgaagacattgaagaaacattcagagtcaaacatgaagatactgaggaacaaacag acctaaaaGCACAGAAAATGGAGAGGGacgtactgaatgaaactgaagagaaagatcagaatGAGAGACTTCATGATTTCATAACTGCGAAGACttctacacaaaaaagagctcCAAAGACAGGAGCTAGGAGtaatttcacttgctttcagtgtggaaagagtttcaaacaacaacgaGCCCTTAAAACTCACATTAATATTCACACAAATGAGAAGCCTTTCCTCTGCCATCATTGTGGGAAGATGTTTATTCAAAAAGGACACCTTACAAGTCACAtgcaaattcacactggagagaagcctttcatttgccaacagtgtggaaagagtttcgctcaaaaaggaaaccttaaagccCACATGAATATTCACACAGAAGAGAGGTCTTTCacatgctgtcagtgtggaaaccgTTTCAGTCATCCTGGAAACCTTacagtccacatgagagttcacactggagagaagtcttTAAACTGCAAATAG